A region from the Gossypium hirsutum isolate 1008001.06 chromosome A08, Gossypium_hirsutum_v2.1, whole genome shotgun sequence genome encodes:
- the LOC107909143 gene encoding receptor-like protein 38, which yields MKKNNHLSPSLPWTTPFIILSILTVHSIKITSAACHVDDGKGLLAFKSGITQDPSGMLSSWKSGTDCCNWAGINCRENNRVTTISLYGQVDKPDSYLTGTISSSLVKVQNLDGIYFVNLRNISGPFPDLLFGLPKLLYVYIENSKLSGPLPVNIGKLKQLGALSLEGNRFTGSIPSSISELTQLTELVLGKNEFSGHFPAGIKQIRNLSYLSLEQNKLMGTIPDIFKSFTDLRILRLSHNEFSGKIPESILSLAPKLAYLELGHNRLSGQIPSYLGKFKALDTLDLSWNSFTGVVPKTFSNLTKIFNLDLSHNSLNDPFPQMNVKGIESLDLSYNNFHLKEIPKWVTSSPIIYSLKLAKCGIKMNLDTWKPAETYFYDYIDLSENEITGSPVDLLNRTDFLVEFKAAGNKLKFDLGKLRIVKTLKELDISRNLVYGKVPAAITGFNKLNVSYNHLCGQLPKNKFPVSSFVGNDCLCGPPLSPCKL from the coding sequence ATGAAGAAGAACAACCACCTTTCTCCTTCACTACCATGGACGACCCCTTTCATTATTCTTTCAATCCTGACCGTCCATTCCATCAAGATCACTTCAGCCGCTTGCCACGTGGATGATGGAAAAGGCCTCTTAGCCTTCAAATCGGGTATCACCCAGGACCCGTCAGGCATGCTCAGTTCATGGAAATCGGGTACGGATTGTTGTAATTGGGCGGGTATAAATTGCCGTGAAAACAATCGGGTCACCACTATTTCTCTTTACGGGCAAGTTGATAAACCCGACAGCTACTTGACGGGTACAATCTCTTCTTCCcttgtaaaagtccaaaatctAGACGGTATTTACTTTGTTAACCTAAGGAATATTTCGGGTCCTTTTCCGGATCTTCTTTTCGGGTTACCCAAACTCTTATATGTTTACATTGAGAACAGTAAGCTTTCGGGACCCTTACCTGTGAATATTGGTAAGTTAAAACAACTTGGGGCCTTGAGTCTTGAAGGGAATCGGTTCACTGGATCCATACCGAGTTCTATCTCCGAGTTGACTCAGTTAACTGAGTTGGTTCTTGGGAAAAATGAATTCTCTGGTCATTTCCCGGCGGGGATTAAACAGATTAGGAACCTTAGTTACCTGAGTTTAGAACAAAACAAGCTGATGGGTACCATTCCGGATATTTTCAAATCGTTCACCGACCTTAGAATTCTTAGACTTTCCCACAATGAATTTTCGGGGAAAATCCCAGAATCAATATTGTCTTTGGCACCGAAATTGGCGTACCTTGAGTTGGGCCATAATCGTCTGTCAGGGCAAATACCGAGTTATCTCGGAAAGTTCAAAGCATTGGACACTTTAGATCTTTCATGGAATTCATTCACAGGGGTAGTACCtaaaacattttcaaacttaaccaaaattttcaacttgGACCTTTCTCACAATTCTCTAAACGACCCATTTCCCCAAATGAATGTGAAAGGCATTGAATCACTGGATTTATCGTATAACAATTTCCATCTCAAAGAAATCCCAAAATGGGTCACTTCATCTCCGATCATATATTCACTCAAGCTAGCAAAGTGTGGGATTAAAATGAACTTAGACACTTGGAAGCCAGCGGAAACTTACTTTTATGACTACATTGATTTATCGGAGAATGAGATAACAGGTAGCCCAGTTGATTTATTGAATCGAACGGATTTCTTGGTGGAATTTAAGGCCGCCGGGAATAAGTTGAAGTTCGATTTGGGGAAATTGAGAATCGTTAAAAcactgaaagagttggatatATCACGGAATTTGGTGTACGGCAAGGTTCCTGCGGCCATTACTGGGTTCAATAAATTGAATGTGAGTTATAACCATCTGTGCGGGCAGCTTCCCAAGAACAAATTTCCTGTTTCTTCATTTGTGGGAAACGATTGTTTGTGTGGACCTCCATTATCGCCTTGTAAACTGTAG
- the LOC107909145 gene encoding vacuolar protein sorting-associated protein 9A: METVTHSSPFDSFLDRMRNPASLDLVRSIKSFIVSFSYTASNPETNGKRIQEFFQTMEDAIRDHPLWASSSDDETDNALEGLEKYVMTKLHSRTFASTPEDVKIDAEISEKISLLQTFLRPQHLDIPSALQNEAAWLLAEKELKKINAFKAPRDKLLCIINCSRVINNLLLNASISEDHVPGGADDFLPVLIYVTIKANPPQLHSNLKSIQLYRRQSKLVSEAAYYLTNLVSAKSFILDLNAKSLSIEESEFMESMEAARLVNRVPQETVTTIDNRSKFGKLMDPGPSTLLHVKTQTNINGGSNYPYMEAEAGELTVGDVERLLSLYKDVVTKYTSLCNTVRHLSVSRTQT; the protein is encoded by the exons ATGGAGACCGTCACACACTCCTCGCCGTTCGATTCTTTTCTCGACCGAATGCGAAACCCTGCTTCTCTCGATCTCGTTCGCTCCATCAAGAG CTTCATTGTATCGTTTTCATATACTGCGTCAAACCCTGAAACTAATGGGAAAAGAATACAAGAGTTCTTCCAGACAATGGAAGATGCTATAAGGGATCATCCTTTATGGGCATCCTCGTCCGATGATGAAACTGATAATGCCTTGGAG GGTCTAGAGAAATATGTGATGACCAAATTACATTCACGGACCTTTGCTTCCACTCCTGAGGATGTCAAGATTGATGCAGAGATCTCAGAGAAGATATCTTTATTGCAAACCTTCTTGAGGCCTCAACATTTGGACATACCATCTGCACTTCAAAATGAAGCTGCGTGGCTG CTTGCAGagaaagaattaaaaaagatcaatgcTTTCAAAGCCCCTCGCGACAAGCTTCTTTGTATCATAAATTGTTCTAGGGTCATCAACAATTTATTGCTCAATGCTTCAATTTCAGAAGATCATGTTCCAGGAGGAGCAGATGATTTTCTTCCCGTTCTTATATATGTTACGATCAAG GCCAATCCTCCACAGTTACATTCCAACCTCAAATCCATACAGTTGTACAGGAGGCAGTCGAAACTCGTCTCAGAAGCAGCTTACTATCTCACAAATCTTGTTTCAGCCAAGTCTTTCATTCTAGACTTAAACGCCAAATCACTTTCTATTGAAGAAAGTGAATTCATGGAGAGTATGGAAGCAGCAAGGTTGGTTAATAGAGTGCCACAAGAAACCGTAACCACCATCGATAATAGATCAAAATTCGGAAAACTGATGGATCCTGGTCCATCAACACTGTTGCACGTGAAAACACAAACTAACATTAATG GTGGATCAAACTATCCTTACATGGAAGCCGAAGCTGGTGAACTAACAGTTGGCGATGTGGAGAGATTACTTAGTTTGTACAAGGATGTAGTAACAAAATATACCAGTTTGTGCAACACTGTTAGACACCTTTCTGTTTCCAGAACACAGACATGA
- the LOC107909144 gene encoding PHD finger protein At1g33420 produces MVENHGITRPLKRGRRSNRITAGADLSDFLAFPSPSIAASASGKPFRDAVRSFLSANARLTTAFAPPVLPCLMTWQILFRFGDFDPDANDPSPIVVSLYVIEEDVTRSSRSVYCDQCRVVGWSGHPVCKKRYHFIIKSSCDHGICANPHHISDSRRCKCCNRVDDVDVEEWGYSQLEDNNTHLLHGVVHSNGYGHLLTVNGREGGSEFLSGFHIMNFWDRLSTVLSVRKVTVMDVSKKYGMEYRLLHAIARGHSWYGNWGYEFGSGSYALTQDAYKRAVDDLSNMPLSALLFQGNKSRTRLQNIVAFYQSLSCSELSTFRDLFSFLLRLITDSHKASLPKASKMSKSSTNVLCAWTRNDVEKLQQGMIKVLLAAAPGPNWVTRRALKGVMCKAGSPELLDYCLKHLRGKLAPNGKVVEARSNLNSSDIEFRLQTPCSLLYDSNCPSEEHIKSDLRYMLDSLLDPETMLTYRPHSTRERVMDLATKLLDCKQFLKDYKPNAHNPFAICVWCHLELSNPTKDDPVPPPELIILPLSATVGDLKTEATKVFEDVYAMFKRLQIEDLLDYGSVEDSITLKLLIGTSGAVRVRGKCTSRHGLNRFRMERGTENWTVDCVCGARDDDGERMLACDKCSVWQHTRCAGIDNADAIPSMFICMRCTNSLHKKSLTITNSGKEARNFSQQLNSSCRGNLGSNEGSQVTTTLTVR; encoded by the exons ATGGTTGAGAATCACGGCATAACCAGGCCACTCAAGAGGGGTCGTAGGTCTAACAGGATCACCGCGGGTGCCGACCTCTCCGATTTCCTCGCTTTTCCTTCACCTTCTATCGCCGCCTCCGCTTCCGGGAAGCCTTTCCGTGACGCTGTTCGGAGCTTCCTCTCTGCTAACGCTCGACTCACGACGGCCTTTGCTCCGCCTGTCCTTCCTTGCCTTATGACGTGGCAGATCCTGTTTAGATTTGGCGATTTTGATCCGGACGCCAACGATCCTTCGCCGATCGTCGTGTCGCTTTATGTCATCGAGGAAGATGTCACTAGATCGTCTAGATCTGTGTATTGTGACCAGTGCCGTGTCGTTG gtTGGAGCGGCCATCCAGTTTGCAAAAAGagatatcattttataataaagTCTTCTTGTGATCATGGGATCTGCGCCAATCCTCACCATATCTCAGATTCAAG GAGATGCAAATGTTGTAATAGAGTAGATGATGTTGATGTTGAAGAATGGGGGTATTCACAGTTGGAAGATAATAATACTCATTTGCTGCATGGTGTTGTTCATTCTAATGGTTATGGCCATCTTCTCACTGTTAATGGTAGAGAAGGAGGCTCTGAGTTTCTCTCTGGTTTTCATATCATGAACTTCTGGGATAGATTAAGTACTGTTTTATCCGTCAG gAAGGTTACTGTGATGGATGTATCAAAGAAATATGGTATGGAATACAGGCTACTACATGCAATTGCCAGAGGTCATTCCTGGTATGGTAATTGGGGTTATGAGTTTGGGTCAGGAAGCTATGCCCTCACACAAGATGCTTACAAGAGAGCAGTGGATGACCTTTCGAATATGCCTTTGTCAGCACTTTTGTTTCAAGGGAATAAATCCCGAACTCGCCTTCAGAACATTGTTGCTTTTTATCAATCCTTATCATGTTCGGAACTTTCAACGTTTAGAGATTTGTTCTCATTCCTCCTAAGACTAATTACTGACAGCCACAAGGCCTCACTGCCTAAAGCATCTAAAATGTCAAAATCTTCCACTAATGTATTGTGTGCGTGGACAAGAAATGATGTAGAGAAGTTGCAGCAAGGTATGATAAAAGTGCTCTTGGCTGCAGCACCAGGTCCGAACTGGGTGACTAGGCGTGCTCTTAAGGGTGTCATGTGCAAGGCAGGATCCCCTGAACTACTCGATTACTGCCTTAAACACTTGAGAGGGAAATTGGCACCCAATGGAAAGGTAGTTGAGGCACGTTCCAATCTGAATTCCAGTGATATCGAGTTCAG GCTTCAGACTCCTTGTTCTTTGCTCTACGACTCGAATTGCCCATCAGAAGAACACATTAAGAGTGATCTAAGATATATGTTAGATTCTTTGCTCGACCCTGAAACCATGTTGACATACAGGCCTCATTCAACAAGGGAACGCGTGATGGATTTGGCTACTAAACTTCTTGATTGCAAGCAATTTTTGAAAGACTACAAACCAAATGCTCACAATCCCTTCGCTATTTGTGTTTGGTGTCATTTAGAGCTTTCTAACCCTACTAAAGATGATCCAGTTCCACCCCCCGAGCTTATCATTCTACCTCTCAGTGCTACTGTCGGTGACCTTAAAACTGAAGCTACAAAAGTTTTTGAAGATGTATATGCCATGTTTAAGAGGCTTCAAATTGAGGACCTACTTGACTATGGTTCCGTAGAAGACAGCATAACCTTGAAATTGTTGATTGGCACAAGTGGTGCAGTTCGAGTACGAGGCAAATGTACATCAAGACATGGCCTTAATCGGTTTCGAATGGAGAGGGGAACAGAAAATTGGACAGTTGACTGCGTTTGTGGGGCCAGGGATGATGATGGTGAAAGAATGTTGGCTTGTGATAAATGCAGTGTTTGGCAACACACAAGGTGTGCTGGGATCGACAATGCCGATGCGATACCTTCAATGTTTATATGCATGAGATGTACAAATTCCCTTCACAAGAAATCTTTAACCATTACTAATTCTGGAAAGGAAGCTAGAAATTTTTCTCAACAGCTCAACAGTTCTTGTAGGGGAAACTTGGGAAGTAATGAAGGTTCACAAGTTACTACTACCTTGACAGTACGATGA
- the LOC107908200 gene encoding probable beta-1,3-galactosyltransferase 8 — MRGKAVSGKAILVLCLASFLAGSLITSRTWTSQSHNNNHPIVNHVTASNKLGEFDHKLRKLGEGKAEDIMGEVSKTHKAIQSLEKTISNLEMELAVSRMSSVGNGVTLQKPKSYSNHKLQKAFVVIGINTAFSSRKRRDSLRQTWMPTGEKLKKLEKEKGIVIRFVIGHSATTGGVLDKALDKEEAEHKDFLRLNHVEGYHQLSTKTRLYFSTAVSMWDAEFYVKVDDDVHLNLGMLATTLARYRSKPRVYIGCMKSGPVLSEKGVKYHEPEYWKFGEDGNKYFRHATGQIYGISKDLAAYISINSPILHRYANEDVSLGSWLIGLEVEHVDDRSMCCGTPPDCEWKAQAGNICVASFDWSCSGVCKSVEKMKYVHNSCGEGDSSIWKSDF; from the exons ATGCGGGGAAAGGCGGTTTCCGGGAAAGCAATTCTGGTATTGTGCCTGGCTAGCTTTCTTGCAGGTTCCCTAATAACTAGCCGAACTTGGACTTCTCAATCTCATAACAACAACCATCCTATTGTGAACCATGTTACTGCTAGCAATAAATTGGGAGAATTTGATCACAAATTACGT AAATTAGGTGAAGGAAAGGCAGAAGATATAATGGGAGAAGTCTCCAAAACTCACAAGGCTATACA GTCTCTGGAGAAAACAATATCCAACTTGGAAATGGAACTGGCAGTGTCTCGAATGAGCAGTGTAGGGAATGGGGTTACACTACAAAAACCAAAATCATATTCAAACCACAAATTGCAGAAGGCTTTTGTGGTTATAGGGATTAACACTGCATTTAGCAGCAGGAAACGAAGAGACTCCCTTCGCCAAACTTGGATGCCTACAG GGGAAAAACTAAAGAAATTAGAGAAAGAGAAAGGGATAGTAATAAGATTTGTGATAGGGCACAGTGCAACAACTGGTGGTGTACTTGACAAAGCATTGGACAAAGAAGAGGCTGAGCATAAGGATTTTCTAAGGCTTAACCATGTGGAAGGGTACCATCAACTCTCTACCAAGACCAGACTCTATTTCTCCACTGCGGTTTCCATGTGGGACGCTGAGTTCTATGTCAAGGTTGACGATGATGTCCATCTCAACTTGG GTATGCTGGCGACAACACTAGCACGATACAGATCCAAGCCAAGAGTGTACATAGGGTGCATGAAATCTGGACCAGTTCTTTCTGAgaa AGGGGTGAAATATCATGAACCAGAGTACTGGAAATTTGGAGAAGATGGAAACAAGTATTTCAGGCATGCCACTGGTCAAATTTATGGCATTTCCAAGGATCTTGCTGCCTATATTTCCATCAACTC GCCCATTTTGCACAGATACGCCAATGAAGACGTGTCATTAGGATCATGGTTGATTGGCTTGGAAGTTGAACACGTGGACGACCGTTCCATGTGTTGTGGGACCCCTCCAG ATTGTGAATGGAAGGCACAAGCGGGGAACATATGCGTGGCATCATTTGATTGGTCGTGCAGCGGAGTGTGTAAGTCGGTGGAGAAGATGAAATACGTGCACAACTCTTGTGGAGAAGGCGATTCTAGTATTTGGAAATCAGATTTTTAA